A stretch of DNA from Alicyclobacillus acidocaldarius subsp. acidocaldarius Tc-4-1:
GGCCGATGACGAACAGCGCCGCGAGAACAATCAAAAAACCGAGACCCGGGATGTGAAGATAGACCCAGGGGATGTACCAGCTGACGAGTCCATCGACCTGGTTGACGACGAACACCACCACCCAGATGGCCAGCGCAAACGGCAAGATGGTGGCAAGGCCGATACCTAGGTACTGGGCCAGTTTCCGAAGGATCTCCTTTACCCAATTCATCTCCTGTCACCCCGGCAGGCTATAGAACCCAGCCGCCAGTACCACGTAGGCGCCAAAAGCCATAGCGCCTTCCAGCCAATTGGACTCTCCATCCATGACGAGCACAACAACGAGCAAAACGGCGGCCATCATGCTGACCACTTCCGGCCACGTGAACGCGAACGTGAACGGGACGCCCATCAGCGCGCCGATGAAAAACAGGACCGGCGCGATGAACATGGCCACCTGAAGCGTGCTTCCCACGGCGATTTCGAGCGACAAATCCATGCGGTTTTTCCAAGCCATCCAGACCGCCGAGGCGTGCTCCGCGGCATTTCCGATGATGGCGACAACCACGACGCCGATGAACACTTCGCTCCACCCGAGGTGTGTTGCGATGGAACGCACCGAGCCGACGAGCCAGTCGCTCTCCAGACTCACGAGGACGGTGGAAGCCGCCAACAGCGCCACATGGACGAGAAGCGGCTTGGTCGACGCGGAAGCGTCGTCCTCTTCATGTTGAATCGCTTGGAACAGTTCGCGATGGGTGAACAAGCTGAAGTAGAGTCCCAGTAGATACACCACGAGGGAGACGGCCGCCGCCCCGTACGACAGGACCGGGGATAGGTGAGCAGCGCCATAGGCGAAGGCGGTGGGTACCACAAACGCAACGCCAATCCCCAGCATCAACATGGAACCGTGACTGCGCGCTACGCGGACATTAAACTTTTGAATCGGATGGCGCAAGCCCCCTACGAAGAACGAGAGGCCCAAGACGAACAGCAGATTGCTGATGATGGAGCCCGTGATGGACGACTTGACCAAAGGAATGAGCCCGTCCTTCAGGGAAAACACGCCGATGATAAGTTCCACCGCATTGCCAAATGTCGCCGATAAAAGACCTCCCAGTCGCTCGCCGGACCTCGCCGCGATGGCCTCCGTGGCCCGCCCCATGATGGCCGCGAGCGGGATCACGGCCGCTGAGGAAACAAAGAACTGCATCACAGGGCTGTGCACCCACAGATGAACGCCGACGCTCCATGCGGTCAGAACCACCGCAGCGATCGAGATCAAGACATTCAATCGCGTCTCTCCTCCTCGTGATACCGTCTGCACCATTCCTCAAAAATTTATCAAAACCATACCAAATGCCCGCGCTCCATTGCATGCGTCTCCCGGGGTTCTACATGACAAGTGTGCTACAATGAGGCGAGAAAGGAGACCGCGCGATGTATGCATTTCCCAAGGTCAAACGGCTGCGAGGGGAACTCAAGCGGAGCGAAGTGCGCAACCAGGTGAAGTATCAGTTGACAACGCGCGAGTTCGTCCAACAGCGAGGTCGAACGACGTATCGAATCGCGCTCGAACACATCCTCGGCATGGTAGAGTGCTCGGACGCCGAGTACGTGCGCCACGCAAAGCCGCTGTTTGGGAGCGCCCCTGATGCGTTCGGAAAACCCTACAAAATTGTGACCGTTTTGATGCACCTCGTCACGGAAATGGGTGTGATTGAGCAACATGGCGTGTCATTCTACACGCGCCTTTCCCCAGCGTTTGCGGCACACATGGAGAGCCTCCTCGCCGAACACGGCTGAGGCCGAGTCAGCGATCGTTGGGTCCCCGGCGCCTCTTCCAACTGGACCAAAAGGTTCTCAGATACCGAACACCCAGAATGGCGGCACAGGCCGCCACCACGCCGTATCCCACCCACCGGATGCCTGAGGCGCCGGTCCAACGCGCCAAGAAACCTGAAAACTCGTACGCAGCGATGGCGACGCCAGCAAACATCCAGTTTGGATACCGTTCGTTCATGACAGGCCTCCATCGTTCTCGTCACCCCACAGGCGGATCTGATCTCCGCGCTCGAGCCGAGGCCTTGGGCGCCTCGCGAGATGGAGAAGATCCAGCCAATCGAACGCGTTCCATACAGCATCGTTGTTCGAGTTGTTGTTCATCAGGATGTGAACCTCTCGAACCCGCTCGGCGAGTGCGCGCACGTCCGGAACGATTTCGCGGAGCTCGTCCTGGCTGTATCGATAACAGAATCGCTCCTTGGACGAAGTGAGACCCTTTTGGTTCCACGTCTCGCGATTTCGGCCGTGCATGCGGAAAATAGCGAGATCTGGAGTCGTCACGCGGGGCACGTACGGAACTGACGTACGCCCCGCGTCGGGTTCGTCACAGATGACGTGAACGGCGCCCATGGCCTGGAGCCATTCGAGCGTCCGATGGGTACGTTCGTCGGTAGCGTACCAACTGCGCTCGCGAAATTCCACCGCCACGCGATGGGGATGCAGGAAATCCACCAGGCGTTCGACGGTCACGCGATGCTGGCGCGTGGCGTCAAACCACGGGGGAAACTGCAATAAGATGACGCCCAGTTGGCCCCGCTCCTCGACGGGTTTGAGACTCGCCAAAAACGCCTTGCCTACGTCACGGCGCGCCTCTCTGGACATCACCCGAACGTGAAACGTCAGCGCGCCGGGCGCCTTGACGTGAAAGAGGAAGGAAGGACTCACTTGCTCGAGCCACCGCTCCCACACGCGGGCCTCCACGACGCGGTAAAAGGTGCTGTCGATCTCGACGAGATCGAAATACGACGCGTAGTAGGCGAGTCGAAACTCCCGGGGCCAGGTGCGAGGGTAGAAGTCGTCGTGATCGTGAAAAGCGCACGTTCCGACGCGTATCATCCTGGACCTCCCCGCGGTGCGGACTTTGACCCCGTTCTTCGCTCATCGATATAATGGTGGACGTGAACGCGATATCTAGGTCTTGGATGGGAGATGAACGACATGGCGAGCGCTCAACACGCCATCCGCTGTCCGCACTGCGATCATACCTGGTTCCGGGAAGAACGCCAAGTCGAGCTCGACTCTAGCGTTGTCATCAAGCCAGGGATGCCCGTTGAAGGCCGCGTCGTGCGCGAGCAGTACGTGTACATCTGTGCGAATTGCAATCAGGTCTTATACCACGAATGACGCGTTTCACAGCTTGGTCCCGGTATAAAGATCCCCATCTCCTCACAGGATAACGAGGAGATGGGAGGGATCGCCTTGAAGCGACACGGTCGGCGTTTGGGGTGGGTCGCTGTGGCTGTCGCGGCGTTCGGAGCGTGGCATGCCTGGCCTCGGCTGGAAAGGCCGCATGCGCATGATCATCCTTCGCGCTCGGCCGAACCGTCCTCCGCCGGTTGGACGGCCGCAGACACAGGCACCACGCGACTTGGGGGGCGCGAAACGATTCTCGTCTTAGGCAGCGACAAGCGCCCCGAAGACCCGCGCGGGAATGCCGACGTGCTCCTCGTCGCGAGCCTCGATGACAGCCACCGCCGCATCGAACTCCTCTCTATCCCGCGCGACACCCAGGTGGCCTTCCCAGACGGACGGTATCACAAGATCAACGAAGCCCTCGCGAGTGGTGGGCCAGAAGAAACCTGCATGCTGGTGGAGCGCTTGATTGGGCTCCCCATCGACCATTACGCCGTCATTCGATTTGATGCACTCGTGCGCATGGTCGACCGCATCGGCGGCCTCGACATCGACGTGCCGCGCAATATGGACTACCGCACGGGTGACAAGGTGTACGGCGTCATTCACCTGCGGAAAGGCCGGCATCACCTGAGCGGCGAACAGGCGCTTCAGTTTGTCCGTTACCGGCACGACGCGCTCGGCGACATCGGGCGCACGGAGCGACAACAGGCGTTTCTCATGGCGCTCAAGGACCAGCTCTTTCGCCCACAGACACTGCCCCGGCTGCCCGAAGTGGCGCTGGACGCGTGGAAGATGATCGACACCGACATGTCCCTTGGTGACATGACGCGGCTTGCGGCCCGCGCGCCGCAGTACAGGACGTACCGGGCCGTGCACACCACGCTGCCGGGCTCCTTTCACGATCCCGACCCGTCCATTCCAGGGGACTTGAGCTACTGGGTCGTCAATCCGGCCGAAGCCCGGTATGTCGCCAAACGGTTTTTCGCAGACGGCGAAGTTCCGTCGCGGATCATTCAGGACCCTCGTGAGACGCGCACCTGGCTCCCTCCAGAGGCACGCGCGGCGCAAACGGCGACCGAACGTGCGAGATCTGGCTGACGCTTGGTCACGCGCCTGTTTTGGCACGCATCAGCGAATCCCGCACCGACTCCCGTGTGACCACAATCGCATCCCCACGGGCCTCACGCTCGATGTTTCGCCACGTCACGCGACTGTTCATCCAATACGACCAGACGGTGGACACTAGGATTCCAATGGCCTGCCCGACCGGAACGGGTACGCCCAATTCCTCGCATCCTCGCATCACGAGCGTCGTGATGGCGATCCCGACGAGCGAAATGCCGACAAACACAGGCAGCTTCCATCCCCATCCTCGCCCGGAGGATTCGGATTTCCAGGTGACGCGATCGTTCCAGAAATAGTTATTCAACATGGCCACCAGCGAGGCAGCAACGGATGCCACGGTGTCCCGCAGGTGAAAGCCGTACCACAGGAGGCTCAGAACCGCCTCGTTCACCACCACGCCCGACAGGCCGATGAAACAGAACAGGAAGAACCGCCGATCCGGCGGGCTCTGGCTCACCAAGCGCACCAGGTGGCGAAAGTAGTTCCACTGCTCCTTGAGACTCATCTTGGATTCGCCGAAATCGCGGGCCACGAACTCGTACGCGATCTCGTGCACGCTGCGGTAGCGGCCTTTTACCAGCACCTCAATTAAGATCTTCCATCCAATAGGATTCAGCTCGACACCTTCAATCACGTCGCGCCGCAGGCCGAAGAAGCCGCTCGTGCAGTCCGAGATCTTGCGCAGGCGATGGAGAGCGAGCTGCCCAATGACCCTCGCCGTCCACGAGATCAACTTCCGCAGTGGGCCCAGCCCGCCGTCTGAGCCCCCTTCCACGAAACGGCTTGGAATCACCACATCGATCCCGGATTCTAAACGCTCGTAGATGGCCGGCAACAGCTCCGGCGGATGTTGCAGATCCGCGTCCATCACAATCAGATACCTGCCCTGCGCACGTTCGAATCCACGCACGACCGCGCTCGCGAGGCCCCGCTCGTGATCGCGGTGGAACACGTGAACGGCGGGATCCTGGGACTCCAGATCTCGAAGGACCGCAACCGTATCATCGCTGCTATCGTCGACAAACCAAATTTCGTAGGAAATCCCTAGAGGGGATAAAGCTCGATGAATGCGTTCCACCAGGGGATGGATGTTGTCTCGCTCGTTGTACGTCGGGATCACCAAACTGACGTCCACGCCTCAAGCCTCCTCGCGCCAAGGCCTACCGTGCCGAGGCTTGGCCCTGTCCATCATCTCGGAACCACGCACACAACGCAGCCATGTCGAGATCGGCGAGCGGGCCCGAGGATGCGCGTCGCAGGAGATCCCGAGCGAGCCCCGCAATGGGCGTGCGAGCCTGCCAACGCTCGCTGGCTTCCATGAATAGACGCATGTCCTTCGCCAGATGTTTCACTGGAAATTGCGGCGTGAAATCGCCTGACTCAATCATTCCGCGCTTCCCGCTGTACACGGCAGGCCATACCGAACTCGTGGCCAGCACGTCTAGCGCTGTTCGAACGTCGAACCCCGCCCGTTCCGCAAAGGCGAGCGCTTCTCCCAGCGACAGCATGGACATCGCAAGCAAGTAGTTGACCATGAGCTTCATGGCGGAGGCGTTGCCGACGTTGCCCAGGCGGTGAATGACATGCGCCATCGTCCGTAGATACGGCAGAGCTGCGTCCACGTTCGCCTCCGTTCCTGCCACCAAGGCTACGAGCTTCCCCTCTTCGGCCGGCTTGGTGGTCCCGAGGACAGGCGACTCCACGTACCCCACGCCGCGCCGTTCCACTTGGTCCGCCAAACGAATTGAGTCTTCGACCCCGACCGTGCTCATGTTGACGACGATGGCCCCTGGCTCCATCGCATCGATGGCCCCTGACGCGAATAACGCCTCTTCCACTGCCGCGGCATCGGAGAGCATGAGAAAGGTTAGCCGGCATCCCTGTGTGGCTTCTCGCGGATCCGACGTGAGCCGCACGTTGGAAGGCAAATGCTGAATTGATTTTGGCGAACGGTTGTACGCGAGGACCTCTTCGCCCAACGACGCGACCCGCTTGACCATTCGCTCGCCCATTAGCCCAAGGCCCATCCAGCCAACGGTCATGGTTCACCCTCCTGTCTACCACGTGGACTCGCTGTACATGGATGTTCATCCATGATGGCGACCAATCGCTCGAGAAGTTCGAGAAACTTCCTCGCGTCCTGCTCTCCC
This window harbors:
- the cax gene encoding calcium/proton exchanger, with product MVLTAWSVGVHLWVHSPVMQFFVSSAAVIPLAAIMGRATEAIAARSGERLGGLLSATFGNAVELIIGVFSLKDGLIPLVKSSITGSIISNLLFVLGLSFFVGGLRHPIQKFNVRVARSHGSMLMLGIGVAFVVPTAFAYGAAHLSPVLSYGAAAVSLVVYLLGLYFSLFTHRELFQAIQHEEDDASASTKPLLVHVALLAASTVLVSLESDWLVGSVRSIATHLGWSEVFIGVVVVAIIGNAAEHASAVWMAWKNRMDLSLEIAVGSTLQVAMFIAPVLFFIGALMGVPFTFAFTWPEVVSMMAAVLLVVVLVMDGESNWLEGAMAFGAYVVLAAGFYSLPG
- a CDS encoding DUF72 domain-containing protein; this encodes MIRVGTCAFHDHDDFYPRTWPREFRLAYYASYFDLVEIDSTFYRVVEARVWERWLEQVSPSFLFHVKAPGALTFHVRVMSREARRDVGKAFLASLKPVEERGQLGVILLQFPPWFDATRQHRVTVERLVDFLHPHRVAVEFRERSWYATDERTHRTLEWLQAMGAVHVICDEPDAGRTSVPYVPRVTTPDLAIFRMHGRNRETWNQKGLTSSKERFCYRYSQDELREIVPDVRALAERVREVHILMNNNSNNDAVWNAFDWLDLLHLARRPRPRLERGDQIRLWGDENDGGLS
- a CDS encoding LCP family protein, which gives rise to MKRHGRRLGWVAVAVAAFGAWHAWPRLERPHAHDHPSRSAEPSSAGWTAADTGTTRLGGRETILVLGSDKRPEDPRGNADVLLVASLDDSHRRIELLSIPRDTQVAFPDGRYHKINEALASGGPEETCMLVERLIGLPIDHYAVIRFDALVRMVDRIGGLDIDVPRNMDYRTGDKVYGVIHLRKGRHHLSGEQALQFVRYRHDALGDIGRTERQQAFLMALKDQLFRPQTLPRLPEVALDAWKMIDTDMSLGDMTRLAARAPQYRTYRAVHTTLPGSFHDPDPSIPGDLSYWVVNPAEARYVAKRFFADGEVPSRIIQDPRETRTWLPPEARAAQTATERARSG
- a CDS encoding glycosyltransferase translates to MDVSLVIPTYNERDNIHPLVERIHRALSPLGISYEIWFVDDSSDDTVAVLRDLESQDPAVHVFHRDHERGLASAVVRGFERAQGRYLIVMDADLQHPPELLPAIYERLESGIDVVIPSRFVEGGSDGGLGPLRKLISWTARVIGQLALHRLRKISDCTSGFFGLRRDVIEGVELNPIGWKILIEVLVKGRYRSVHEIAYEFVARDFGESKMSLKEQWNYFRHLVRLVSQSPPDRRFFLFCFIGLSGVVVNEAVLSLLWYGFHLRDTVASVAASLVAMLNNYFWNDRVTWKSESSGRGWGWKLPVFVGISLVGIAITTLVMRGCEELGVPVPVGQAIGILVSTVWSYWMNSRVTWRNIEREARGDAIVVTRESVRDSLMRAKTGA
- a CDS encoding NAD(P)-dependent oxidoreductase, whose product is MTVGWMGLGLMGERMVKRVASLGEEVLAYNRSPKSIQHLPSNVRLTSDPREATQGCRLTFLMLSDAAAVEEALFASGAIDAMEPGAIVVNMSTVGVEDSIRLADQVERRGVGYVESPVLGTTKPAEEGKLVALVAGTEANVDAALPYLRTMAHVIHRLGNVGNASAMKLMVNYLLAMSMLSLGEALAFAERAGFDVRTALDVLATSSVWPAVYSGKRGMIESGDFTPQFPVKHLAKDMRLFMEASERWQARTPIAGLARDLLRRASSGPLADLDMAALCAWFRDDGQGQASAR